The region CGGCCCGACGCGAACCGCACGGGAGATCCCGACGCGCGGCTCGTACGGGCTGCCGCTCGATATCAAGCGTCTCATGTGCGCGCTCTTCCTCGCGAGTGTAGCCGGTCGGCCCGACGACGGCCACCACCGGCGCACCTTCGCGCAGTACCTCTCGTAGTCGTCGCCGAAGGTCTTCCGCAGGGTCGGCTCCTCGACCAGCACGACGAAGAAGTGCGCCAGCACGAGGAAGCCGCCCGCGTACGCCCAGAGGACGCCGGTCATGCCGACCTCACACGCGCCAACGCCGACACGGCCGGAAACGCTCGATGACCAGGAACGGCATCTCTCGAGGTCCCCGCTGCCGATGTCAGCTCGACATCTTCCGAGAGGGTGGGACCCAGGACGGCGGCGCCTCAGGCCAGACGTCGTCCGGGCTGACGGGATCGGCCTGCTCGGGAGCCAGTCGCGCCGCGTCGATATCGGCCAGGACGAAATTCTCCGGCGGCACCGGAGAGCCTGCGAGCCGCCGTAGCAGAGCCAGCTGCCCGGCGTGGGTCATGGCGTCCGCCAACGGCCCTTGGAGCAGCCGTTCCGGCGTCATCCCCTCACGCAGGCGGGAGCCGGCCTCGAGGTGTCGGGCCAGCTCGCTCAGCATCCCGTGGAACCGACCGATCTCATCCGCCAGAGACGGAAGCGGCTCAGGCCGGTAGGTGCCGCCCGTGAAGAAGGTGCGCGCGTAGCCCAGGACGCTGGTCATGTGGCACACCAGCTGCGACGGGGTCCTCACGCCGTCCGCCGCGCGGAACGAGCCGAAGTCGGGAGGGGCGTCCCTCAGCGCCTTCTGGGTGCGATAGGCGAGGGCGGCGAGAAAATGGCGAACCAGCTCGTGCTTCTCGTCCATGGCCCCTCCGGGTGAGGCGTCGCAACGCTCCCGCTCAGCCGCGGCTGGCGAATGCCGTCATGAATACGGGTCGCGCTGAGACGGAGCCGTTCCGCGAGCTTGGGCGCGCTCGTCAGGCGCCGCCTTCGACGTGCGCGTCGGGGTTGTGATCCGCAACAAGGCGGAGCTCGACGCCGTGCTCCAAGAACGCCTTGCAACCTGCAAGGGCATAGCTGAACCCCCCCATGGAATCGACGGCCTGGGCGACCTTCTCGTCGTCACTTCCCGTGAACCCCGACGCGATGATGCTCACGTAGGTGGTGCCGTCGGGCCGCTGGGTGAAGATCCACTCGACGGGGGTCGGCCATTCGATCAGGATCCGGCGATTCACCTCGAGCGCCCTGACCACGACGTCGGCCGAGACGCCGTACATGTCCCAGGTCCACCTGACGCGCGCGCCCTGTTCGAGCCTCCCGCTGCCCCGCGTGAACCAGAACCGGCGGGTCACGGCGGGATCGACGAAGGCGTTGAAGACCTCGGCGACCGGTTTGCGAATGCGCATTCCGGTTCGCGCGATGGGTGCGGATTGAAGTGGCATCATCCCTCCTCGGCCCTATGTACCCGCGGCGCCGACCGATGCGCGTCCGACGCTGGCCAGCAGCTTCACGGTCATGATACGACGAGCCCGAAGAGAAACACGAGGTACCGGACCCGGAGGACGCCACGGATCGGAGCAGCGATCGAGCAAGCGGCGCCGCGGGACCCCGTGGGCGGGGAGGAAGAGCTTCTCTCGGGATGTGTCGTCAGCGTCGCGCTTCGCGTGCCTATCCTGAACGGGACGCGTTCAGCGTCACGGCCGCGCGAATGAGAGCCTTCAATGCCTCCTCGTCGATCTTCTCGCCCTCGTGGAAGTCGATGGCACGCCTGGTGTTTCCATCGAGGCTGGAGTTGAAGAGGCCTGATGGGTCCTGAAGTGCGGCCCCCTTGGAAAAGGTCATCTTCACGACGTTCTTGTACGTCTCGCCGGTGCAGATCAATCCGTCGTGAGACCACACCGGAACCCCTCTCCACTTCCACTCCTCGACCACCTCGGGGTCGGCTTGCTTGATCAATGTGCGGAGCCGGGAGAGCATCTTGCCCCGCCAGTCGCCCAGCTCCTTGATCCTCTCGTCGATCATCCGAGAGGAAGACTCTCCTTTCTGGGATCCGCTCTTCATGATGATGTTTCTCTCATTCCGTTCCTCTTGCGTCTCGCGGCTCACGTGGGGCATCACAGGGCTCCGACAGATGGGGCTCACGGCTCAAGTTGGGCATGATGGGAGTCCACCAGGTGTGCTAGTTGTAGCCACCAGGAATAGTCGAAACGGTCCACGTCGGGTTTGGACAAGAAGACGCCAAGGTAGCCACCGTCGAGGTAGGTCGTAGCGACGCTTAACCCTTGCGGCCACTTCCCGCAGAGATCGAGTCTGACAGACGATATCGGTCGTTCGCTGTACAGAATGATCGGCACCAGCAGGTTGGCCCTGAGATCGGCCAGGTCCTTTTCTGCCGCAAGACCTGCGCAGTCCGTCGTGAAGACAGGGAGTGGAAAGACCTTCAACTCGGCCGCAGGAACATAGTGGATCTTCGCTGCTTTCAGTTCGCTGGCCGACAGCGGAGACGGCTCCCCACCGAGCGCCTGAGTGACGGTGAGGGCAGCCAAAACCAGCGCACCTACCCGCATAGCATCTCCAGTGCGCCTAACGCCCCGCGTAACGCGCGGGCCGGACGGGCGCGACGCGTGCGCAGTTTGCAAGCGCCGTGACCGGCTGGACCGTCGCGTTCACGCGCGTTAGCCGGACCGTCACGCTGCCCCGCCTTTCGGAGTCGCCGCACTGCCCGAGGCGGCCGGCTCTGCGCCAGATCGAAGGTCGCCTGCAAATTGAGCCAGAACTCGGGTGTCGTATCGAACGCTTGGGCAAGAAGCCAGGCAGTATCAGGCGTCACGCCGCGCTTCCCTCGGACGAGCTCGTTGACGCGCTGAACCGAAACGCGGATGTGCTCCGCGAGCGCGACCTGAGTGACCCCGAGCGGAGTCAAGAACTCCTCTTGGAGGACTTCCCCAGGATGAGTGGGCGTACGGTGCGAAGGGATCATCGTACCCTCGTCGATTCAGTGGTAGTCCACAAGTCGAACCTCGTATGCGTCGGATCCGGTCCACTGGAAAACCAGTCGCCACTGGTCGTTGACCCGGATGCTGTGGAACCCGGTCAGGTCGCCGTGAAGTACCTCGAGGTAGTTGCCGGGAGGTGAACGAAGATCACCGAGCGTCCTGGCGGCGTTGAGCATGTCGAGCTTCCGGACCGCGACCCTTGCAACGTCCTGCGGAAGCCGCCGAGCTTGCTTCGAGGGCCGTCCATGGAAGAGCGCTTCCGTGGCCTTGTCCCCGAAGGATACGATCATGCGCGGTCATCCTCATGCAATACTATACGCCTTTCACGGGGGCCGTGCAATCGTGTAATTCTCGCTGCCTTCGGTTCCGGCTAACGCTCGCGATCAGTTGCGGGCTGGGTTGGCGCGACGCGTGCGCAAGCACGACCCCTGACAGCGTGGGCCGGCAGCTTCAGCCGGT is a window of Terriglobia bacterium DNA encoding:
- a CDS encoding type II toxin-antitoxin system RelE/ParE family toxin translates to MIVSFGDKATEALFHGRPSKQARRLPQDVARVAVRKLDMLNAARTLGDLRSPPGNYLEVLHGDLTGFHSIRVNDQWRLVFQWTGSDAYEVRLVDYH
- a CDS encoding DUF1801 domain-containing protein; translated protein: MMKSGSQKGESSSRMIDERIKELGDWRGKMLSRLRTLIKQADPEVVEEWKWRGVPVWSHDGLICTGETYKNVVKMTFSKGAALQDPSGLFNSSLDGNTRRAIDFHEGEKIDEEALKALIRAAVTLNASRSG
- a CDS encoding SRPBCC family protein produces the protein MMPLQSAPIARTGMRIRKPVAEVFNAFVDPAVTRRFWFTRGSGRLEQGARVRWTWDMYGVSADVVVRALEVNRRILIEWPTPVEWIFTQRPDGTTYVSIIASGFTGSDDEKVAQAVDSMGGFSYALAGCKAFLEHGVELRLVADHNPDAHVEGGA
- a CDS encoding HigA family addiction module antidote protein, with amino-acid sequence MIPSHRTPTHPGEVLQEEFLTPLGVTQVALAEHIRVSVQRVNELVRGKRGVTPDTAWLLAQAFDTTPEFWLNLQATFDLAQSRPPRAVRRLRKAGQRDGPANARERDGPAGHGACKLRTRRARPARALRGALGALEMLCG